In Rouxiella sp. WC2420, the following proteins share a genomic window:
- the mtnC gene encoding acireductone synthase has product MIRAIVTDIEGTTTDIRFVHQVLFPYARARLADFITRHGQDLEVLQALDALREEINQPQAEIVDLVDQLYVYMDKDEKSPALKTLQGIIWRTGYTEGDFRGHVYPDVVPQLVQWQQQGIKLYVYSSGSVDAQRLLFGYSEEGDLLPLFTDYFDTRVGAKREVTSYQSIADQLLLPAQDLLFLSDIRQELDAAREAGWQTVQLIRDEPDEVSDHRQVNRFDQIELN; this is encoded by the coding sequence ATGATCCGTGCCATCGTGACTGATATTGAAGGGACCACAACCGACATCCGCTTCGTGCATCAGGTGCTTTTCCCTTATGCCAGAGCGCGCCTTGCCGATTTTATTACCCGGCATGGACAGGATTTGGAAGTACTGCAGGCGCTCGATGCATTGCGCGAAGAGATTAACCAGCCGCAGGCAGAAATTGTCGACTTGGTTGACCAACTGTATGTTTATATGGATAAAGACGAGAAGTCACCGGCGCTGAAAACGTTGCAGGGCATTATCTGGCGCACGGGTTATACCGAAGGGGATTTCCGCGGCCACGTTTATCCTGACGTCGTGCCGCAGTTGGTGCAGTGGCAGCAGCAGGGGATCAAACTTTATGTTTATTCTTCAGGCTCGGTCGATGCGCAAAGACTGCTATTTGGCTACAGCGAAGAAGGGGATCTCCTGCCGCTGTTCACTGACTATTTCGACACCCGCGTCGGTGCCAAGCGCGAAGTAACGTCTTATCAAAGTATTGCCGACCAGTTGCTGCTGCCGGCGCAGGATTTGCTCTTTTTGTCTGATATTCGCCAGGAATTGGATGCCGCGCGTGAAGCGGGTTGGCAAACGGTGCAGCTGATTCGCGACGAGCCAGACGAAGTGAGTGACCACAGGCAGGTTAACCGTTTTGATCAGATAGAACTTAACTGA
- a CDS encoding gamma-glutamyl-gamma-aminobutyrate hydrolase family protein (Members of this family of hydrolases with an active site Cys residue belong to MEROPS family C26.), with the protein MTITFIAHSTPEPAFYGALAAILAELRALPLCHLPVSYDSKRFINARQYISPQGQQIASGLLWLERLTGRGAGAEFDMESLINRALREDIVVPLNQPLSCSCYQDMLQQIREKDISIESLQVVKNQDRYQLEDCESGKVRSNGWARDSFGRWVLGSVTQPVMRGGKHLHLAILGDASEHRDSYPATLAALGDAADALAMNIQVTYIPANLMGSQLESTLFDIDGIILPGLAVLGSESVHTSTASQLAVAKWALDNQMPVLGINGGMHMMVAALGQKVLGDEAIALPGPSTLGAVQSRLPLMDEPVRQGNYKVMFKSGSKLAKAMGREVQMRYNQRWRLSPHLLDKLSCEGLQVSGTDESGLSAESIELENHPFFVGVQGNPELQSRRERPHPLLMAFLQQVRQNNRERDVSHDSLTKSVRLKHPYFLMG; encoded by the coding sequence ATGACAATCACGTTTATTGCACACTCCACACCTGAACCTGCATTTTATGGTGCGCTGGCCGCGATACTTGCTGAGTTACGGGCGTTGCCGCTGTGCCACCTGCCGGTTAGTTACGACAGCAAACGCTTTATCAATGCTCGCCAATATATCTCTCCACAGGGACAGCAGATTGCCAGTGGCTTACTGTGGCTCGAGCGTTTGACTGGTCGCGGAGCCGGTGCTGAATTTGACATGGAATCTTTGATAAATCGGGCGCTTAGAGAAGATATTGTTGTCCCGCTAAATCAACCGCTTTCCTGCTCCTGCTATCAGGATATGTTGCAACAGATCCGCGAAAAAGACATCTCCATCGAGTCATTGCAGGTGGTGAAAAATCAGGACCGTTACCAGTTGGAAGACTGCGAAAGTGGCAAAGTACGCAGCAACGGCTGGGCGCGTGACAGCTTTGGCCGCTGGGTGCTCGGCTCAGTAACACAGCCGGTGATGCGCGGTGGAAAACATCTTCATTTGGCAATTTTAGGCGATGCCAGCGAGCATCGCGATAGCTATCCCGCCACACTCGCTGCACTGGGTGATGCCGCCGATGCACTGGCAATGAACATTCAGGTCACTTATATCCCGGCAAATTTAATGGGCAGCCAGCTCGAAAGTACGCTTTTCGATATTGACGGAATTATCTTGCCGGGCCTGGCGGTGCTAGGGTCGGAAAGCGTTCATACCAGTACCGCTAGCCAACTGGCGGTGGCGAAATGGGCGCTCGACAATCAAATGCCTGTACTGGGCATTAACGGCGGCATGCATATGATGGTGGCAGCGCTTGGCCAGAAAGTATTGGGAGACGAAGCGATCGCCCTGCCCGGCCCGTCAACACTGGGGGCGGTGCAATCCCGCCTGCCATTAATGGATGAGCCAGTGCGACAGGGAAATTACAAGGTAATGTTTAAGTCGGGCAGCAAGTTGGCAAAAGCCATGGGGAGAGAAGTGCAGATGCGCTATAACCAGCGCTGGCGGCTTAGTCCACATTTGCTGGACAAACTGTCGTGTGAGGGTTTGCAGGTAAGCGGCACCGATGAGTCAGGCCTGTCTGCCGAGTCGATTGAGCTTGAAAATCATCCGTTTTTTGTCGGCGTGCAGGGAAATCCCGAGCTGCAATCTCGCCGTGAACGTCCCCATCCGCTGCTGATGGCGTTCCTGCAACAGGTCCGCCAAAATAACAGAGAGCGGGACGTCAGCCACGATTCGTTGACTAAGAGTGTGCGGTTAAAGCATCCGTATTTCTTAATGGGTTAA
- the uraH gene encoding hydroxyisourate hydrolase: MTKITTHILDTSLGKPATQVRVWLEKIDGPHSLKMSETATDNDGRATDLTPNGVEAGNYRLYADIGQYFAATGRETLYNLAIIDVIIYADQAHYHLPILLSPYSYSTYRGS, from the coding sequence ATGACCAAAATCACCACGCATATTCTTGATACTTCTTTAGGTAAACCTGCAACTCAGGTTCGCGTCTGGCTGGAGAAAATCGACGGTCCACACAGCCTGAAAATGAGTGAAACAGCCACCGACAACGATGGGCGAGCGACTGACCTGACGCCAAATGGCGTAGAAGCGGGTAATTATCGTTTGTATGCCGACATCGGTCAGTATTTTGCGGCTACAGGTCGTGAAACTCTTTATAACCTGGCGATTATTGACGTCATTATTTATGCCGATCAGGCGCATTATCATTTGCCTATCTTGCTCAGCCCTTATTCTTATTCAACTTATCGCGGAAGCTGA
- the mtnA gene encoding S-methyl-5-thioribose-1-phosphate isomerase produces MQTLTTTSLRIRKSQLWILDQQALPQRAEWHLCRSVEDLVGHIQALRVRGAPLIGLSASLLLAQLAEGGMPVADLHQALITLRESRPTAVNLMNNLDRMKTALEQRFHVPAMVQEAEGLVGEDRELCNRIASNGAQLVAPGSRLLTHCNTGGLATAGVGTALGVIHRAHQQGNVSQVWVDETRPLLQGGRLTAWELGELGIPYKLICDSMAASLMAKKQVDAIWVGADRIAANGDVANKIGTYSLAVLARYHGIPFYVAAPHTTHDSHCPNGDAIPIEQRAAREVTGVSGSFGDVQWAPQDAQVYNPAFDVTPAELISGWVLDSGVILPEQVRDGIFKTALKA; encoded by the coding sequence ATGCAGACTCTCACTACTACCAGTTTACGTATCCGTAAAAGTCAGCTGTGGATACTGGATCAGCAGGCTTTACCACAGCGCGCTGAATGGCATCTTTGTCGCAGCGTTGAAGATTTGGTCGGGCACATTCAGGCTCTGCGCGTGCGCGGTGCTCCACTGATAGGTTTATCCGCCAGCCTGCTGCTCGCACAGCTGGCCGAAGGCGGCATGCCAGTTGCAGATCTGCATCAGGCTCTGATTACGCTTCGGGAATCGCGTCCGACCGCGGTAAATCTGATGAACAATCTGGATCGAATGAAAACTGCACTGGAACAACGTTTTCATGTTCCGGCGATGGTGCAAGAAGCAGAAGGGCTGGTGGGCGAAGATCGTGAGCTGTGTAATCGCATTGCCAGCAACGGCGCGCAGCTGGTAGCTCCGGGTAGTCGCCTGCTAACCCATTGTAATACTGGCGGACTGGCCACTGCGGGCGTCGGCACTGCACTGGGCGTAATCCATCGTGCGCATCAACAGGGTAACGTTTCACAGGTATGGGTCGATGAAACCCGTCCTTTATTACAGGGCGGACGCCTGACCGCCTGGGAATTAGGCGAGCTGGGCATTCCTTACAAGCTGATTTGTGATTCGATGGCCGCCAGCCTGATGGCAAAAAAACAGGTCGATGCGATTTGGGTCGGCGCTGACCGCATTGCCGCCAACGGTGACGTAGCTAATAAAATCGGCACTTACAGTTTGGCGGTACTCGCGCGCTATCACGGCATTCCGTTTTACGTTGCCGCGCCGCATACTACCCACGACTCACACTGCCCTAATGGTGATGCAATACCAATCGAACAGCGCGCAGCGAGAGAAGTTACGGGCGTTTCTGGCAGTTTCGGCGACGTGCAGTGGGCACCGCAAGATGCGCAAGTTTACAATCCGGCATTTGATGTCACACCGGCCGAGTTGATCAGCGGGTGGGTGCTGGACAGCGGGGTAATATTACCCGAGCAGGTCAGAGACGGGATTTTTAAAACAGCCTTGAAAGCTTAG
- a CDS encoding methylthioribulose 1-phosphate dehydratase, with product MTENNPLESLLATCRWIGDKGWCPATGGNMSVREDNQYCLITESGKDKGTLTSDDFLRVEIATNHAPSGRRPSAETGLHTLIYQLFPEVGAVLHTHSVNSTVLSRLERSDGLVLQGYEMQKSLAGQHTHLDTVIIPIFDNSQDITALAAEIALWAQSHPLHYGFLVRGHGLTCWGKTVAHARRHLEGLEFLFQCELQLRLLEAK from the coding sequence ATGACCGAAAATAACCCCTTGGAATCTTTGCTTGCTACCTGCCGCTGGATTGGCGACAAGGGCTGGTGCCCGGCCACTGGCGGCAATATGTCGGTGCGCGAAGATAATCAATACTGTCTGATTACTGAATCCGGTAAAGATAAAGGCACGCTGACCAGCGATGATTTTCTGCGCGTCGAGATTGCGACCAACCACGCACCCAGCGGCAGAAGGCCGTCTGCGGAAACCGGGTTACATACGCTGATTTACCAGTTGTTTCCTGAAGTTGGCGCGGTGCTGCACACCCATTCGGTAAATTCTACCGTGTTGTCCCGCCTTGAACGCAGCGACGGGCTGGTATTGCAGGGCTATGAAATGCAGAAATCTTTGGCTGGCCAACACACGCATCTTGATACGGTCATCATCCCAATTTTCGATAATAGTCAGGATATTACCGCTCTGGCAGCAGAGATTGCCTTATGGGCGCAGTCTCATCCGCTACACTATGGTTTTCTGGTTCGTGGACACGGCCTGACCTGTTGGGGCAAAACTGTTGCCCACGCGCGCCGTCATCTTGAAGGACTGGAGTTTTTATTCCAGTGTGAGCTGCAACTTCGCCTGTTGGAGGCTAAATGA
- the uraD gene encoding 2-oxo-4-hydroxy-4-carboxy-5-ureidoimidazoline decarboxylase, with product MTLEEFNALSAEQVRAVLSPCVNIPQWVNAVSSARPFNSVDDAVDFATQASSGWQSAAVGGALAQHPRIGERMTGESKEAALSRAEQASLGLEQQATQALLAGNQQYEQRFNRVFLIRAKGRTPAEILEHLQRRLHNSDQQEWQETAEQLQQITVLRFKELFN from the coding sequence ATGACCTTAGAGGAATTTAATGCACTGTCAGCGGAGCAGGTGCGTGCCGTGCTAAGCCCTTGCGTGAATATCCCGCAGTGGGTAAACGCGGTGAGCAGCGCTCGCCCGTTTAATTCTGTCGATGATGCCGTAGATTTTGCCACTCAAGCCAGCAGCGGTTGGCAGTCAGCGGCAGTCGGCGGCGCTCTGGCCCAGCATCCGCGGATTGGTGAGCGGATGACGGGTGAAAGCAAAGAGGCCGCGCTTTCTCGCGCCGAGCAGGCATCTTTAGGACTCGAACAGCAAGCGACTCAGGCCCTGCTTGCGGGCAATCAGCAGTACGAGCAGCGCTTTAACCGAGTGTTTCTGATTCGTGCCAAAGGCAGAACGCCAGCTGAAATTCTTGAACATTTGCAACGTCGTTTACACAACAGCGATCAGCAGGAATGGCAGGAAACCGCCGAACAGTTACAGCAGATAACCGTGCTGCGCTTTAAGGAGTTATTTAACTGA
- a CDS encoding acireductone dioxygenase has product MSALTIFSDSDPSAPVWESRDGDAIAAELKKIDVRFERWQADRELGSNPESEQVIAAYQHEINKLVAEKGYQSWDVISMSPDHEQREVLRTKFLSEHIHGEDEVRFFVDGAGLFCLHLEGKIFQILCEKNDLISVPANTRHWFDMGGSPSFTAIRLFDNPEGWVAHFTGDAIADAYPRLGE; this is encoded by the coding sequence ATGAGTGCACTGACTATTTTCAGCGATAGCGATCCTTCAGCACCTGTTTGGGAAAGTCGTGATGGTGATGCTATCGCCGCCGAATTGAAGAAAATCGATGTTCGCTTCGAGCGCTGGCAGGCGGATCGCGAGTTGGGCAGCAATCCTGAATCTGAACAGGTGATCGCCGCTTATCAGCATGAAATCAACAAACTGGTGGCCGAGAAGGGCTATCAAAGCTGGGATGTGATTAGCATGAGTCCGGACCATGAACAGCGCGAGGTTCTGCGTACCAAGTTTCTGTCCGAACATATTCATGGCGAAGATGAAGTACGTTTTTTTGTCGATGGTGCAGGTTTATTCTGCCTGCATCTTGAAGGCAAGATTTTCCAGATCCTGTGCGAGAAGAATGACCTGATTTCGGTACCGGCCAACACCCGCCACTGGTTTGATATGGGCGGTTCGCCGTCATTTACCGCAATACGCCTGTTCGACAATCCAGAAGGCTGGGTCGCACATTTTACTGGCGACGCGATTGCCGATGCTTATCCGCGACTCGGTGAGTAA
- a CDS encoding amidohydrolase codes for MSTLKISLLQQPLVWLDGEANLKHFDSLLAPLVNRDLIVLPEMFTTGFAMQAPERALPESRVIEWLHQWANRLNAMVGGSVALSTPKGAVNRFLLVEPQGKVHFYDKRHLFRMAGEHNYYVAGKRREIVEWRGWRILPQVCYDLRFPVWSRNGQDYDLALYVANWPARRTHHWQALLTARAIENQAYVAGCNRIGDDDNGHHYSGDSLIINPQGEVLARAEPSAAMTIEAELSLEELQDYREAFPAWRDADSFLRHE; via the coding sequence GTGTCAACTTTAAAGATTTCGCTGTTGCAACAACCACTGGTTTGGCTGGACGGAGAAGCTAACCTGAAGCACTTCGACTCGCTGCTTGCACCGCTGGTTAATCGTGATTTAATCGTACTGCCGGAGATGTTTACCACCGGCTTCGCGATGCAGGCGCCGGAACGTGCATTGCCGGAATCTCGGGTGATCGAATGGCTGCATCAGTGGGCAAACAGGCTTAATGCCATGGTCGGTGGCAGCGTGGCGCTGTCGACGCCAAAAGGCGCAGTCAACCGTTTCCTGCTGGTTGAACCTCAGGGCAAGGTCCATTTTTACGACAAACGTCACCTGTTCCGCATGGCCGGAGAGCATAACTATTATGTCGCAGGTAAACGCCGGGAGATTGTCGAATGGCGCGGCTGGCGTATCCTGCCGCAGGTCTGTTATGACTTGCGCTTCCCGGTTTGGTCGCGCAACGGCCAGGATTACGATTTGGCGCTGTATGTCGCCAACTGGCCTGCTCGCCGCACTCATCACTGGCAAGCGCTGCTGACCGCCCGCGCGATTGAAAATCAGGCTTATGTTGCCGGTTGCAACCGCATTGGCGACGACGACAATGGCCACCATTACAGCGGCGACAGTCTGATCATCAACCCGCAGGGTGAAGTTTTGGCACGCGCCGAACCGAGTGCTGCGATGACTATCGAAGCAGAGCTCTCTCTGGAAGAGCTACAGGATTACCGCGAAGCCTTTCCCGCCTGGCGAGATGCAGACAGTTTCCTCCGCCACGAATAA
- a CDS encoding pyridoxal phosphate-dependent aminotransferase, which produces MSTAALIPQSKLPALGTNIFSQMSALAQKHNAINLSQGFPDFDGPEYLRQQLSVHVAAGSNQYAPMTGTPALRNAIADKTEQAYGYRPDAESDITITSGATEALYIAITALVSQGDEVISFDPSYDCYAPAVQLAGGISRRIQLQPPEFKVDWAHFADQITDRTKVIIINTPHNPTATAWSKQDVDRLWQIIAERNIFVISDEVYEHICFAKQGHASVLLHPQLRQRAITVSSFGKTFHMTGWRVGYCLAPAAISAELRKIHQFLTFAITTPVQLALADMLREHPEHWQELPEFYQAKRDRLAQGLAKSRLKVLPSEGTYFLLVDYSEVSDLDDVAFCQWLVEHVGVAAIPLSVFCAEPFPHKLVRLCFAKKEATLDAAAERLCQL; this is translated from the coding sequence ATGAGTACAGCAGCACTTATTCCACAGAGCAAACTGCCCGCATTAGGAACCAATATTTTCTCGCAAATGAGTGCGCTGGCGCAAAAGCATAATGCTATCAATCTGTCGCAGGGATTTCCCGATTTTGACGGCCCGGAGTATCTGCGCCAACAGCTGAGCGTGCACGTTGCGGCGGGGTCTAACCAGTACGCGCCAATGACCGGCACGCCTGCGCTGCGTAACGCGATCGCCGATAAAACCGAGCAGGCCTATGGCTATCGTCCCGATGCCGAAAGCGATATCACTATTACTTCAGGCGCTACCGAAGCGCTGTACATTGCCATCACCGCGCTGGTCTCGCAGGGTGATGAAGTAATAAGCTTCGATCCGAGCTATGACTGTTACGCCCCGGCGGTTCAACTGGCAGGCGGCATCAGCAGGCGTATTCAGCTTCAGCCGCCAGAGTTCAAGGTTGACTGGGCGCATTTCGCCGACCAAATCACCGATCGTACCAAAGTGATTATCATTAATACGCCGCACAATCCGACCGCGACTGCATGGAGCAAGCAGGATGTTGACCGACTGTGGCAAATCATCGCCGAACGCAATATTTTCGTGATAAGCGATGAAGTCTACGAACATATTTGCTTCGCCAAACAAGGCCATGCCAGCGTGCTGCTGCACCCGCAGCTGCGCCAGCGTGCGATTACCGTTTCTTCGTTCGGCAAGACCTTCCACATGACCGGCTGGCGTGTGGGTTACTGTCTGGCTCCTGCGGCAATCAGCGCCGAACTGCGTAAAATTCACCAGTTTCTGACCTTCGCAATCACCACGCCGGTACAGTTGGCACTGGCCGATATGTTACGCGAGCATCCCGAGCACTGGCAGGAACTGCCTGAATTTTATCAGGCCAAGCGCGATCGTTTGGCCCAGGGGCTGGCGAAAAGCCGTCTGAAAGTGCTGCCAAGCGAAGGCACCTATTTCCTGTTGGTGGATTACAGTGAAGTCTCTGATTTGGATGACGTTGCATTCTGTCAGTGGTTGGTTGAACATGTTGGGGTGGCCGCAATACCGCTGTCGGTATTCTGCGCCGAGCCTTTTCCCCATAAACTGGTCCGCCTGTGCTTTGCCAAGAAGGAAGCCACGCTGGACGCTGCCGCGGAGCGCCTGTGTCAACTTTAA
- a CDS encoding nucleobase:cation symporter-2 family protein: MKDDSRPDAACEAPEDCRLPAGKTFAYGLQHILTMYGGIIAPPLIIGSAAGLGAPQIGMLITAALFVSGLATLLQTLGLPGVGARLPLVQGVSFAGVATMVTIVTGGGGLPEVFGAVIVSSLIGLFIAPYFAQIIRFFPPIVTGTVVTVIGLSLMPVAVRWAMGGNAHAADWGSTGNIGLAAFTLAVILLLNRFGNQAISRVAVLLAMVLATVVAVFLGKTHFSELGHGPLLAIPSPFAYGLPTFNIAAILSMLLIVLVLLTETTAGLVAIGEIVGSPVDSKRIAKGLRADMLSSALSPVFNSFPQSSFAQNIGLVALTGVKSRFVVAAGGGILIALGLLPELGTMVASVPSPVLGGAGVVLFGSVAASGIRTLSKVDYKDNMNLVVVATSIAFGMIPIVMPTFYDHFPDWVQTLLHSGISAACLAAVTLNALFNPLRNTDALTAHS; this comes from the coding sequence ATGAAAGACGATTCCAGACCCGACGCCGCATGTGAGGCCCCCGAAGACTGCCGTTTGCCGGCGGGTAAAACTTTTGCCTATGGTTTGCAGCATATTCTGACGATGTACGGCGGTATCATTGCTCCGCCGCTGATTATTGGTAGCGCCGCCGGTTTGGGCGCTCCACAAATCGGGATGCTTATCACCGCCGCGCTGTTTGTTAGCGGGCTGGCAACACTGCTGCAAACGCTGGGCTTGCCGGGAGTGGGGGCGCGCCTGCCATTGGTGCAGGGCGTGTCATTTGCGGGTGTAGCCACCATGGTCACTATCGTGACCGGCGGCGGTGGTCTCCCAGAGGTGTTTGGCGCAGTCATCGTCTCATCATTGATTGGTCTGTTTATCGCGCCTTATTTCGCACAAATCATCCGTTTTTTCCCGCCAATAGTTACGGGTACGGTAGTGACTGTGATTGGTTTGTCATTGATGCCAGTGGCGGTGCGTTGGGCGATGGGCGGCAATGCCCACGCAGCAGACTGGGGATCGACCGGCAATATTGGTCTGGCAGCTTTCACTTTGGCAGTGATCTTGCTACTTAACCGCTTTGGAAATCAGGCTATTAGCCGCGTTGCGGTGTTGCTGGCCATGGTGCTTGCTACTGTAGTTGCGGTGTTTCTCGGCAAGACACATTTCTCAGAGCTGGGTCACGGTCCATTATTGGCGATACCGTCGCCATTTGCTTACGGTTTACCGACGTTTAATATCGCCGCAATTCTTTCCATGTTACTGATTGTGTTGGTATTGTTGACTGAAACTACCGCTGGTCTGGTGGCGATCGGCGAGATCGTCGGCTCGCCGGTCGATTCAAAACGCATCGCCAAAGGGCTACGCGCGGACATGCTGAGCAGCGCGTTGTCGCCGGTATTTAACTCATTTCCACAGAGTTCATTTGCCCAGAATATTGGGCTGGTGGCACTCACGGGGGTGAAAAGTCGTTTTGTAGTTGCGGCCGGAGGCGGAATTTTAATCGCTTTGGGGCTGTTGCCAGAGTTGGGCACGATGGTGGCATCGGTTCCGTCACCCGTGCTTGGCGGAGCTGGCGTAGTGTTGTTCGGATCGGTGGCGGCCAGCGGGATCCGCACATTGTCGAAAGTGGATTACAAAGACAATATGAACCTGGTGGTGGTGGCAACTTCGATAGCTTTCGGGATGATCCCGATTGTGATGCCTACCTTCTACGATCACTTTCCGGACTGGGTACAAACTCTGCTGCATTCGGGGATAAGCGCCGCCTGCCTGGCAGCGGTGACTTTGAACGCCTTGTTTAACCCATTAAGAAATACGGATGCTTTAACCGCACACTCTTAG
- the hpxK gene encoding allantoate amidohydrolase translates to MIAAIPLSTEAEQAALRVMARCDTLAELSETPGELTRVYLSAQHIQANRLVGEWMAAVGMMTWQDSVGNICGRYEGLDSQAPALLLGSHLDSVRNAGRYDGPLGVLTAIEVVTHLHAKGIRLPMAVEIVGFADEEGTRFGITLLGSRGLTGTWPQDWLQRTDAQGISVAEAMLGLGLNPADILTSQRDINDFCAYLELHIEQGPCLQAAELPLGVVTAINGARRLNCGFIGHAGHAGTVPMGHRQDALAAAAEWMVAIETLTTARGKNLVATVGHIQSFPGAVNVIPGEVKLTLDVRGPEDVALGELLTTLLDKAKEIAARRGLTFNAEQFYGIQATVCDASLQQRLAQSVEALQGASMPLPSGAGHDAIAIAERWPVGMLFVRCKDGISHHPDESVTVEDVAYATQAYIDTVLSFNQ, encoded by the coding sequence ATGATTGCAGCCATCCCATTGAGTACAGAAGCAGAGCAGGCGGCGCTCAGAGTGATGGCACGGTGCGACACGCTGGCCGAACTGAGCGAAACTCCGGGCGAACTGACCCGCGTTTATCTCTCCGCTCAGCATATTCAGGCTAACCGGCTGGTTGGCGAATGGATGGCCGCGGTGGGCATGATGACCTGGCAGGACAGCGTGGGGAATATTTGCGGGCGCTATGAAGGCCTTGACTCGCAGGCTCCGGCGCTGCTGCTAGGCTCACATCTCGACAGTGTTCGCAACGCGGGTCGCTATGATGGCCCGCTGGGCGTGCTTACCGCGATTGAAGTGGTCACGCATTTACATGCGAAAGGCATTCGCCTGCCGATGGCGGTGGAAATTGTTGGTTTTGCCGACGAAGAAGGCACGCGTTTTGGCATCACTCTGCTGGGAAGCCGCGGTCTGACCGGCACTTGGCCACAGGACTGGCTGCAACGCACCGATGCGCAGGGTATTTCTGTCGCCGAGGCGATGCTCGGTCTGGGGCTGAATCCAGCCGATATTTTAACCTCACAGCGCGATATCAACGATTTCTGTGCCTATCTTGAGCTGCATATCGAACAGGGTCCTTGCCTGCAGGCGGCCGAATTACCGCTGGGCGTGGTAACGGCAATCAACGGCGCACGCCGCCTTAACTGCGGTTTTATCGGGCATGCAGGTCACGCTGGAACCGTGCCGATGGGGCATCGTCAGGATGCCCTGGCCGCCGCCGCTGAGTGGATGGTAGCCATTGAAACCCTGACGACAGCGCGGGGTAAAAATCTGGTGGCAACCGTCGGACATATCCAGAGTTTCCCCGGCGCGGTGAATGTGATCCCCGGCGAAGTCAAGCTGACCCTCGATGTGCGCGGGCCGGAAGACGTTGCGCTCGGTGAACTGCTGACCACGCTGCTGGACAAAGCCAAAGAAATCGCCGCTCGTCGTGGCCTGACTTTCAATGCTGAACAGTTTTACGGTATTCAGGCTACGGTTTGTGATGCGAGCCTGCAACAGCGACTGGCGCAAAGTGTGGAGGCCCTGCAAGGCGCATCAATGCCATTGCCAAGTGGAGCAGGGCATGACGCTATCGCCATTGCCGAACGTTGGCCGGTAGGCATGCTGTTTGTGCGCTGCAAGGATGGCATCAGTCATCATCCGGATGAATCCGTGACTGTTGAAGACGTGGCTTACGCTACGCAGGCCTATATCGATACGGTATTAAGCTTTAATCAGTAA